One Drosophila santomea strain STO CAGO 1482 chromosome X, Prin_Dsan_1.1, whole genome shotgun sequence DNA segment encodes these proteins:
- the LOC120455751 gene encoding amyloid-beta-like protein isoform X7 has protein sequence MCAALRRNLLLRSLWVVLAIGTAQVQAASPRWEPQIAVLCEAGQVYQPQYLSEEGRWVTDLSKKTTGPTCLRDKMDLLDYCKKAYPNRDITNIVESSHYQKIGGWCRQGALNAAKCKGSHRWIKPFRCLEGPFQSDALLVPEGCLFDHIHNASRCWPFVRWNQTGAAACQERGMQMRSFAMLLPCGISVFSGVEFVCCPKHFKTDEIHVKKTDLPVMPAAQINTANDELVMNDEDDSNDSNYSKDANEDDLDDEDDLMGDDEEDDMVADEAATAGGSPSTGSSGDSNSGSLDDINAEYDSGEEGDNYEEDGAGSESEAEVEASWDQSGGAKVVSLKGDASSASPSSAPAASVPEKAPMKSESVTSTPQLSASAAAFVAANSGNSGVGTGAAVGAGAGAGAPPSTAQPTSDPYFTHFDPHYEHQSYKVSQKEAQQRLEESHREKVTRVMKDWSDLEEKYQDMRLADPKAAQSFKQRMTARFQALEEEGNAEKHQLAAMHQQRVLAHINQRKREAMTCYTQALTEQPPNAHHVEKCLQKLLRALHKDRAHALAHYRHLLNSGGPGGLEAAASERPRTLERLIDIDRAVNQSMTMLKRYPELSAKIAQLMNDYILALRSKDDIPGSSLGMSEEAEAGILDKYRVEIERKVAEKERLRLAEKQRKEQRAAEREKLREEKLRLEAKKVDDMLKSQVAEQQSQSTQSSTQSQAQQQQQQQQQQQQDKSLAGKELVGGDGALVTAANPNLETTKSEKELSDTEYGEATVSSTKVQTVLPTVDDDAVQRAVEDVAAAVAHQEAEPQVQHFMTHDLGHRESSFSLRREFAQHAHAAKEGRNVYFTLSFAGIALMAAVFVGVAVAKWRTSRSPHAQGFIEVDQVGCQNVTTHHPIVREEKIVPNMQINGYENPTYKYFEVKE, from the exons GCCTACCCCAACCGGGACATAACCAACATCGTGGAGTCATCCCACTACCAGAAGATCGGCGGCTGGTGTCGCCAGGGGGCTCTGAATGCGGCCAAGTGCAAGGGATCCCACCGATGGATCAAGCCATTCCGCTGTCTCG AAGGACCATTCCAATCGGACGCCCTGCTGGTTCCCGAGGGCTGCCTGTTCGACCACATCCACAACGCCTCCCGATGCTGGCCATTTGTGAGGTGGAACCAAACCGGAGCAGCCGCTTGCCAGGAGCGCGGCATGCAGATGCGCAGCTTCGCCATGCTCCTGCCCTGCGGCATCTCGGTCTTCTCCGGCGTGGAGTTCGTCTGCTGTCCCAAGCACTTCAAGA CCGATGAAATCCATGTGAAGAAGACCGACTTGCCGGTGATGCCGGCGGCTCAGATCAACACCGCCAATGACGAGCTGGTAATGAATGACGAAGACGACAGCAACGACTCGAACTACTCCAAGGATGCCAATGAGGACGATCTGGACGATGAGGATGACTTGATGGGTGATGATGAGGAGGACGACATGGTAGCGGATGAGGCAGCGACCGCAGGCGGAAGCCCCAGCACCGGATCCTCCGGCGACTCGAACAGCGGATCTCTGGACGACATAAATGCGGAGTACGACAGCGGCGAGGAGGGCGACAACTACGAGGAGGACGGTGCTGGCTCCGAGAGCGAGGCTGAGGTCGAGGCCTCCTGGGATCAGAGCGGAGGAGCCAAGGTTGTGTCCCTGAAGGGCGATGCCTCGTCCGCGTCCCCGTCCAGTGCACCGGCAGCTTCTGTCCCCGAGAAGGCACCTATGAAGTCCGAATCGGTCACGAGCACTCCTCAGCTCTCCGCTTCTGCAGCCGCGTTCGTAGCTGCCAATTCTGGAAACTCGGGAGTAGGAACTGGAGCTGCAgttggagcaggagcaggagctggagcacCACCATCCACCGCACAACCCACTTCGGACCCCTACTTCACCCACTTTGATCCGCACTACGAGCACCAGAGCTACAAAGTAAGTCAGAAA GAAGCCCAACAGCGCCTTGAGGAATCGCACCGCGAGAAGGTCACGCGCGTGATGAAGGACTGGTCCGATCTCGAGGAGAAGTACCAGGACATGCGCCTAGCGGACCCCAAGGCAGCCCAGTCCTTTAAGCAGCGGATGACGGCTCGCTTCCAG GCACTCGAGGAAGAAGGCAACGCCGAGAAGCACCAGCTGGCCGCCATGCACCAGCAGCGCGTGCTGGCCCACATCAACCAGCGGAAGCGCGAGGCCATGACCTGCTACACCCAGGCCCTCACTGAGCAGCCCCCGAAT GCCCACCACGTTGAGAAGTGTCTGCAGAAGCTACTGCGCGCCCTGCACAAGGACCGGGCCCACGCCCTGGCCCACTACCGCCACCTGCTGAACTCTGGAGGACCTGGTGGCCTGGAAGCCGCTGCTTCGGAGCGTCCACGCACGCTGGAGCGCCTCATCGACATCGATCGTGCCGTCAACCAGTCGATGACCATGCTCAAGCGCTATCCAGAGCTGTCGGCCAAGATTGCCCAGCTGATGAACGACTACATCCTGGCACTGCGCAGCAAGGACGACATTCCCGGCTCATCGCTGGGGATGAGCGAGGAGGCGGAGGCCGGCATTCTGGACAAGTACCGCGTCGAGATCGAGCGCAAGGTGGCCGAGAAGGAGCGACTGCGGCTGGCGGAGAAGCAGCGCAAGGAGCAGCGGGCCGCCGAGCGGGAGAAACTGCGCGAGGAGAAGCTGCGCCTGGAGGCCAAGAAGGTGGACGACATGCTCAAGTCCCAGGTGGCCGAGCAGCAGTCCCAGTCGACCCAGTCGTCCACCCAAtcgcaggcgcagcagcagcaacagcagcaacagcagcagcagcaggacaaGAGCCTCGCCGGCAAGGAGCTGGTAGGTGGCGACGGAGCTCTGGTCACAGCGGCCAATCCCAACCTAGAGACCACCAAGAGCGAGAAGGAGCTGTCGGACACTGAGTACGGCGAGGCAACAGTGAG CAGCACCAAGGTGCAGACCGTGCTGCCCACGGTAGACGACGACGCCGTCCAGCGGGCGGTGGAGGATGTGGCCGCCGCCGTTGCCCACCAGGAGGCCGAGCCGCAGGTGCAGCACTTCATGACCCACGACCTGGGCCACCGCGAATCG AGCTTCTCGCTGCGCCGCGAGTTCGCGCAACATGCGCACGCGGCCAAGGAGGGCCGCAACGTCTACTTCACGCTCTCCTTCGCCGGCATCGCCCTGATGGCGGCCGTTttcgtgggcgtggccgtggcCAAGTGGCGAACATCGCGCTCGCCGCACGCCCAGGGCTTCATCGAGGTCGACCAGGTGGGTTGTCAG AACGTCACAACACACCATCCCATCGTGCGCGAGGAGAAGATCGTGCCCAACATGCAGATCAATGGGTACGAGAATCCGACCTACAAGTATTTCGAAGTGAAAGAGTAA
- the LOC120455751 gene encoding amyloid-beta-like protein isoform X10, with amino-acid sequence MCAALRRNLLLRSLWVVLAIGTAQVQAASPRWEPQIAVLCEAGQVYQPQYLSEEGRWVTDLSKKTTGPTCLRDKMDLLDYCKKAYPNRDITNIVESSHYQKIGGWCRQGALNAAKCKGSHRWIKPFRCLEGPFQSDALLVPEGCLFDHIHNASRCWPFVRWNQTGAAACQERGMQMRSFAMLLPCGISVFSGVEFVCCPKHFKTDEIHVKKTDLPVMPAAQINTANDELVMNDEDDSNDSNYSKDANEDDLDDEDDLMGDDEEDDMVADEAATAGGSPSTGSSGDSNSGSLDDINAEYDSGEEGDNYEEDGAGSESEAEVEASWDQSGGAKVVSLKGDASSASPSSAPAASVPEKAPMKSESVTSTPQLSASAAAFVAANSGNSGVGTGAAVGAGAGAGAPPSTAQPTSDPYFTHFDPHYEHQSYKVSQKEAQQRLEESHREKVTRVMKDWSDLEEKYQDMRLADPKAAQSFKQRMTARFQALEEEGNAEKHQLAAMHQQRVLAHINQRKREAMTCYTQALTEQPPNAHHVEKCLQKLLRALHKDRAHALAHYRHLLNSGGPGGLEAAASERPRTLERLIDIDRAVNQSMTMLKRYPELSAKIAQLMNDYILALRSKDDIPGSSLGMSEEAEAGILDKYRVEIERKVAEKERLRLAEKQRKEQRAAEREKLREEKLRLEAKKVDDMLKSQVAEQQSQSTQSSTQSQAQQQQQQQQQQQQDKSLAGKELVGGDGALVTAANPNLETTKSEKELSDTEYGEATVSSTKVQTVLPTVDDDAVQRAVEDVAAAVAHQEAEPQVQHFMTHDLGHRESSFSLRREFAQHAHAAKEGRNVYFTLSFAGIALMAAVFVGVAVAKWRTSRSPHAQGFIEVDQNVTTHHPIVREEKIVPNMQINGYENPTYKYFEVKE; translated from the exons GCCTACCCCAACCGGGACATAACCAACATCGTGGAGTCATCCCACTACCAGAAGATCGGCGGCTGGTGTCGCCAGGGGGCTCTGAATGCGGCCAAGTGCAAGGGATCCCACCGATGGATCAAGCCATTCCGCTGTCTCG AAGGACCATTCCAATCGGACGCCCTGCTGGTTCCCGAGGGCTGCCTGTTCGACCACATCCACAACGCCTCCCGATGCTGGCCATTTGTGAGGTGGAACCAAACCGGAGCAGCCGCTTGCCAGGAGCGCGGCATGCAGATGCGCAGCTTCGCCATGCTCCTGCCCTGCGGCATCTCGGTCTTCTCCGGCGTGGAGTTCGTCTGCTGTCCCAAGCACTTCAAGA CCGATGAAATCCATGTGAAGAAGACCGACTTGCCGGTGATGCCGGCGGCTCAGATCAACACCGCCAATGACGAGCTGGTAATGAATGACGAAGACGACAGCAACGACTCGAACTACTCCAAGGATGCCAATGAGGACGATCTGGACGATGAGGATGACTTGATGGGTGATGATGAGGAGGACGACATGGTAGCGGATGAGGCAGCGACCGCAGGCGGAAGCCCCAGCACCGGATCCTCCGGCGACTCGAACAGCGGATCTCTGGACGACATAAATGCGGAGTACGACAGCGGCGAGGAGGGCGACAACTACGAGGAGGACGGTGCTGGCTCCGAGAGCGAGGCTGAGGTCGAGGCCTCCTGGGATCAGAGCGGAGGAGCCAAGGTTGTGTCCCTGAAGGGCGATGCCTCGTCCGCGTCCCCGTCCAGTGCACCGGCAGCTTCTGTCCCCGAGAAGGCACCTATGAAGTCCGAATCGGTCACGAGCACTCCTCAGCTCTCCGCTTCTGCAGCCGCGTTCGTAGCTGCCAATTCTGGAAACTCGGGAGTAGGAACTGGAGCTGCAgttggagcaggagcaggagctggagcacCACCATCCACCGCACAACCCACTTCGGACCCCTACTTCACCCACTTTGATCCGCACTACGAGCACCAGAGCTACAAAGTAAGTCAGAAA GAAGCCCAACAGCGCCTTGAGGAATCGCACCGCGAGAAGGTCACGCGCGTGATGAAGGACTGGTCCGATCTCGAGGAGAAGTACCAGGACATGCGCCTAGCGGACCCCAAGGCAGCCCAGTCCTTTAAGCAGCGGATGACGGCTCGCTTCCAG GCACTCGAGGAAGAAGGCAACGCCGAGAAGCACCAGCTGGCCGCCATGCACCAGCAGCGCGTGCTGGCCCACATCAACCAGCGGAAGCGCGAGGCCATGACCTGCTACACCCAGGCCCTCACTGAGCAGCCCCCGAAT GCCCACCACGTTGAGAAGTGTCTGCAGAAGCTACTGCGCGCCCTGCACAAGGACCGGGCCCACGCCCTGGCCCACTACCGCCACCTGCTGAACTCTGGAGGACCTGGTGGCCTGGAAGCCGCTGCTTCGGAGCGTCCACGCACGCTGGAGCGCCTCATCGACATCGATCGTGCCGTCAACCAGTCGATGACCATGCTCAAGCGCTATCCAGAGCTGTCGGCCAAGATTGCCCAGCTGATGAACGACTACATCCTGGCACTGCGCAGCAAGGACGACATTCCCGGCTCATCGCTGGGGATGAGCGAGGAGGCGGAGGCCGGCATTCTGGACAAGTACCGCGTCGAGATCGAGCGCAAGGTGGCCGAGAAGGAGCGACTGCGGCTGGCGGAGAAGCAGCGCAAGGAGCAGCGGGCCGCCGAGCGGGAGAAACTGCGCGAGGAGAAGCTGCGCCTGGAGGCCAAGAAGGTGGACGACATGCTCAAGTCCCAGGTGGCCGAGCAGCAGTCCCAGTCGACCCAGTCGTCCACCCAAtcgcaggcgcagcagcagcaacagcagcaacagcagcagcagcaggacaaGAGCCTCGCCGGCAAGGAGCTGGTAGGTGGCGACGGAGCTCTGGTCACAGCGGCCAATCCCAACCTAGAGACCACCAAGAGCGAGAAGGAGCTGTCGGACACTGAGTACGGCGAGGCAACAGTGAG CAGCACCAAGGTGCAGACCGTGCTGCCCACGGTAGACGACGACGCCGTCCAGCGGGCGGTGGAGGATGTGGCCGCCGCCGTTGCCCACCAGGAGGCCGAGCCGCAGGTGCAGCACTTCATGACCCACGACCTGGGCCACCGCGAATCG AGCTTCTCGCTGCGCCGCGAGTTCGCGCAACATGCGCACGCGGCCAAGGAGGGCCGCAACGTCTACTTCACGCTCTCCTTCGCCGGCATCGCCCTGATGGCGGCCGTTttcgtgggcgtggccgtggcCAAGTGGCGAACATCGCGCTCGCCGCACGCCCAGGGCTTCATCGAGGTCGACCAG AACGTCACAACACACCATCCCATCGTGCGCGAGGAGAAGATCGTGCCCAACATGCAGATCAATGGGTACGAGAATCCGACCTACAAGTATTTCGAAGTGAAAGAGTAA
- the LOC120455751 gene encoding amyloid-beta-like protein isoform X6, producing MCAALRRNLLLRSLWVVLAIGTAQVQAASPRWEPQIAVLCEAGQVYQPQYLSEEGRWVTDLSKKTTGPTCLRDKMDLLDYCKKAYPNRDITNIVESSHYQKIGGWCRQGALNAAKCKGSHRWIKPFRCLEGPFQSDALLVPEGCLFDHIHNASRCWPFVRWNQTGAAACQERGMQMRSFAMLLPCGISVFSGVEFVCCPKHFKTDEIHVKKTDLPVMPAAQINTANDELVMNDEDDSNDSNYSKDANEDDLDDEDDLMGDDEEDDMVADEAATAGGSPSTGSSGDSNSGSLDDINAEYDSGEEGDNYEEDGAGSESEAEVEASWDQSGGAKVVSLKGDASSASPSSAPAASVPEKAPMKSESVTSTPQLSASAAAFVAANSGNSGVGTGAAVGAGAGAGAPPSTAQPTSDPYFTHFDPHYEHQSYKVSQKEAQQRLEESHREKVTRVMKDWSDLEEKYQDMRLADPKAAQSFKQRMTARFQTSVQALEEEGNAEKHQLAAMHQQRVLAHINQRKREAMTCYTQALTEQPPNAHHVEKCLQKLLRALHKDRAHALAHYRHLLNSGGPGGLEAAASERPRTLERLIDIDRAVNQSMTMLKRYPELSAKIAQLMNDYILALRSKDDIPGSSLGMSEEAEAGILDKYRVEIERKVAEKERLRLAEKQRKEQRAAEREKLREEKLRLEAKKVDDMLKSQVAEQQSQSTQSSTQSQAQQQQQQQQQQQQDKSLAGKELVGGDGALVTAANPNLETTKSEKELSDTEYGEATVSSTKVQTVLPTVDDDAVQRAVEDVAAAVAHQEAEPQVQHFMTHDLGHRESSFSLRREFAQHAHAAKEGRNVYFTLSFAGIALMAAVFVGVAVAKWRTSRSPHAQGFIEVDQNVTTHHPIVREEKIVPNMQINGYENPTYKYFEVKE from the exons GCCTACCCCAACCGGGACATAACCAACATCGTGGAGTCATCCCACTACCAGAAGATCGGCGGCTGGTGTCGCCAGGGGGCTCTGAATGCGGCCAAGTGCAAGGGATCCCACCGATGGATCAAGCCATTCCGCTGTCTCG AAGGACCATTCCAATCGGACGCCCTGCTGGTTCCCGAGGGCTGCCTGTTCGACCACATCCACAACGCCTCCCGATGCTGGCCATTTGTGAGGTGGAACCAAACCGGAGCAGCCGCTTGCCAGGAGCGCGGCATGCAGATGCGCAGCTTCGCCATGCTCCTGCCCTGCGGCATCTCGGTCTTCTCCGGCGTGGAGTTCGTCTGCTGTCCCAAGCACTTCAAGA CCGATGAAATCCATGTGAAGAAGACCGACTTGCCGGTGATGCCGGCGGCTCAGATCAACACCGCCAATGACGAGCTGGTAATGAATGACGAAGACGACAGCAACGACTCGAACTACTCCAAGGATGCCAATGAGGACGATCTGGACGATGAGGATGACTTGATGGGTGATGATGAGGAGGACGACATGGTAGCGGATGAGGCAGCGACCGCAGGCGGAAGCCCCAGCACCGGATCCTCCGGCGACTCGAACAGCGGATCTCTGGACGACATAAATGCGGAGTACGACAGCGGCGAGGAGGGCGACAACTACGAGGAGGACGGTGCTGGCTCCGAGAGCGAGGCTGAGGTCGAGGCCTCCTGGGATCAGAGCGGAGGAGCCAAGGTTGTGTCCCTGAAGGGCGATGCCTCGTCCGCGTCCCCGTCCAGTGCACCGGCAGCTTCTGTCCCCGAGAAGGCACCTATGAAGTCCGAATCGGTCACGAGCACTCCTCAGCTCTCCGCTTCTGCAGCCGCGTTCGTAGCTGCCAATTCTGGAAACTCGGGAGTAGGAACTGGAGCTGCAgttggagcaggagcaggagctggagcacCACCATCCACCGCACAACCCACTTCGGACCCCTACTTCACCCACTTTGATCCGCACTACGAGCACCAGAGCTACAAAGTAAGTCAGAAA GAAGCCCAACAGCGCCTTGAGGAATCGCACCGCGAGAAGGTCACGCGCGTGATGAAGGACTGGTCCGATCTCGAGGAGAAGTACCAGGACATGCGCCTAGCGGACCCCAAGGCAGCCCAGTCCTTTAAGCAGCGGATGACGGCTCGCTTCCAG ACTTCTGTTCAGGCACTCGAGGAAGAAGGCAACGCCGAGAAGCACCAGCTGGCCGCCATGCACCAGCAGCGCGTGCTGGCCCACATCAACCAGCGGAAGCGCGAGGCCATGACCTGCTACACCCAGGCCCTCACTGAGCAGCCCCCGAAT GCCCACCACGTTGAGAAGTGTCTGCAGAAGCTACTGCGCGCCCTGCACAAGGACCGGGCCCACGCCCTGGCCCACTACCGCCACCTGCTGAACTCTGGAGGACCTGGTGGCCTGGAAGCCGCTGCTTCGGAGCGTCCACGCACGCTGGAGCGCCTCATCGACATCGATCGTGCCGTCAACCAGTCGATGACCATGCTCAAGCGCTATCCAGAGCTGTCGGCCAAGATTGCCCAGCTGATGAACGACTACATCCTGGCACTGCGCAGCAAGGACGACATTCCCGGCTCATCGCTGGGGATGAGCGAGGAGGCGGAGGCCGGCATTCTGGACAAGTACCGCGTCGAGATCGAGCGCAAGGTGGCCGAGAAGGAGCGACTGCGGCTGGCGGAGAAGCAGCGCAAGGAGCAGCGGGCCGCCGAGCGGGAGAAACTGCGCGAGGAGAAGCTGCGCCTGGAGGCCAAGAAGGTGGACGACATGCTCAAGTCCCAGGTGGCCGAGCAGCAGTCCCAGTCGACCCAGTCGTCCACCCAAtcgcaggcgcagcagcagcaacagcagcaacagcagcagcagcaggacaaGAGCCTCGCCGGCAAGGAGCTGGTAGGTGGCGACGGAGCTCTGGTCACAGCGGCCAATCCCAACCTAGAGACCACCAAGAGCGAGAAGGAGCTGTCGGACACTGAGTACGGCGAGGCAACAGTGAG CAGCACCAAGGTGCAGACCGTGCTGCCCACGGTAGACGACGACGCCGTCCAGCGGGCGGTGGAGGATGTGGCCGCCGCCGTTGCCCACCAGGAGGCCGAGCCGCAGGTGCAGCACTTCATGACCCACGACCTGGGCCACCGCGAATCG AGCTTCTCGCTGCGCCGCGAGTTCGCGCAACATGCGCACGCGGCCAAGGAGGGCCGCAACGTCTACTTCACGCTCTCCTTCGCCGGCATCGCCCTGATGGCGGCCGTTttcgtgggcgtggccgtggcCAAGTGGCGAACATCGCGCTCGCCGCACGCCCAGGGCTTCATCGAGGTCGACCAG AACGTCACAACACACCATCCCATCGTGCGCGAGGAGAAGATCGTGCCCAACATGCAGATCAATGGGTACGAGAATCCGACCTACAAGTATTTCGAAGTGAAAGAGTAA
- the LOC120455751 gene encoding amyloid-beta-like protein isoform X9 — protein MCAALRRNLLLRSLWVVLAIGTAQVQAASPRWEPQIAVLCEAGQVYQPQYLSEEGRWVTDLSKKTTGPTCLRDKMDLLDYCKKAYPNRDITNIVESSHYQKIGGWCRQGALNAAKCKGSHRWIKPFRCLEGPFQSDALLVPEGCLFDHIHNASRCWPFVRWNQTGAAACQERGMQMRSFAMLLPCGISVFSGVEFVCCPKHFKTDEIHVKKTDLPVMPAAQINTANDELVMNDEDDSNDSNYSKDANEDDLDDEDDLMGDDEEDDMVADEAATAGGSPSTGSSGDSNSGSLDDINAEYDSGEEGDNYEEDGAGSESEAEVEASWDQSGGAKVVSLKGDASSASPSSAPAASVPEKAPMKSESVTSTPQLSASAAAFVAANSGNSGVGTGAAVGAGAGAGAPPSTAQPTSDPYFTHFDPHYEHQSYKEAQQRLEESHREKVTRVMKDWSDLEEKYQDMRLADPKAAQSFKQRMTARFQTSVQALEEEGNAEKHQLAAMHQQRVLAHINQRKREAMTCYTQALTEQPPNAHHVEKCLQKLLRALHKDRAHALAHYRHLLNSGGPGGLEAAASERPRTLERLIDIDRAVNQSMTMLKRYPELSAKIAQLMNDYILALRSKDDIPGSSLGMSEEAEAGILDKYRVEIERKVAEKERLRLAEKQRKEQRAAEREKLREEKLRLEAKKVDDMLKSQVAEQQSQSTQSSTQSQAQQQQQQQQQQQQDKSLAGKELVGGDGALVTAANPNLETTKSEKELSDTEYGEATVSSTKVQTVLPTVDDDAVQRAVEDVAAAVAHQEAEPQVQHFMTHDLGHRESSFSLRREFAQHAHAAKEGRNVYFTLSFAGIALMAAVFVGVAVAKWRTSRSPHAQGFIEVDQNVTTHHPIVREEKIVPNMQINGYENPTYKYFEVKE, from the exons GCCTACCCCAACCGGGACATAACCAACATCGTGGAGTCATCCCACTACCAGAAGATCGGCGGCTGGTGTCGCCAGGGGGCTCTGAATGCGGCCAAGTGCAAGGGATCCCACCGATGGATCAAGCCATTCCGCTGTCTCG AAGGACCATTCCAATCGGACGCCCTGCTGGTTCCCGAGGGCTGCCTGTTCGACCACATCCACAACGCCTCCCGATGCTGGCCATTTGTGAGGTGGAACCAAACCGGAGCAGCCGCTTGCCAGGAGCGCGGCATGCAGATGCGCAGCTTCGCCATGCTCCTGCCCTGCGGCATCTCGGTCTTCTCCGGCGTGGAGTTCGTCTGCTGTCCCAAGCACTTCAAGA CCGATGAAATCCATGTGAAGAAGACCGACTTGCCGGTGATGCCGGCGGCTCAGATCAACACCGCCAATGACGAGCTGGTAATGAATGACGAAGACGACAGCAACGACTCGAACTACTCCAAGGATGCCAATGAGGACGATCTGGACGATGAGGATGACTTGATGGGTGATGATGAGGAGGACGACATGGTAGCGGATGAGGCAGCGACCGCAGGCGGAAGCCCCAGCACCGGATCCTCCGGCGACTCGAACAGCGGATCTCTGGACGACATAAATGCGGAGTACGACAGCGGCGAGGAGGGCGACAACTACGAGGAGGACGGTGCTGGCTCCGAGAGCGAGGCTGAGGTCGAGGCCTCCTGGGATCAGAGCGGAGGAGCCAAGGTTGTGTCCCTGAAGGGCGATGCCTCGTCCGCGTCCCCGTCCAGTGCACCGGCAGCTTCTGTCCCCGAGAAGGCACCTATGAAGTCCGAATCGGTCACGAGCACTCCTCAGCTCTCCGCTTCTGCAGCCGCGTTCGTAGCTGCCAATTCTGGAAACTCGGGAGTAGGAACTGGAGCTGCAgttggagcaggagcaggagctggagcacCACCATCCACCGCACAACCCACTTCGGACCCCTACTTCACCCACTTTGATCCGCACTACGAGCACCAGAGCTACAAA GAAGCCCAACAGCGCCTTGAGGAATCGCACCGCGAGAAGGTCACGCGCGTGATGAAGGACTGGTCCGATCTCGAGGAGAAGTACCAGGACATGCGCCTAGCGGACCCCAAGGCAGCCCAGTCCTTTAAGCAGCGGATGACGGCTCGCTTCCAG ACTTCTGTTCAGGCACTCGAGGAAGAAGGCAACGCCGAGAAGCACCAGCTGGCCGCCATGCACCAGCAGCGCGTGCTGGCCCACATCAACCAGCGGAAGCGCGAGGCCATGACCTGCTACACCCAGGCCCTCACTGAGCAGCCCCCGAAT GCCCACCACGTTGAGAAGTGTCTGCAGAAGCTACTGCGCGCCCTGCACAAGGACCGGGCCCACGCCCTGGCCCACTACCGCCACCTGCTGAACTCTGGAGGACCTGGTGGCCTGGAAGCCGCTGCTTCGGAGCGTCCACGCACGCTGGAGCGCCTCATCGACATCGATCGTGCCGTCAACCAGTCGATGACCATGCTCAAGCGCTATCCAGAGCTGTCGGCCAAGATTGCCCAGCTGATGAACGACTACATCCTGGCACTGCGCAGCAAGGACGACATTCCCGGCTCATCGCTGGGGATGAGCGAGGAGGCGGAGGCCGGCATTCTGGACAAGTACCGCGTCGAGATCGAGCGCAAGGTGGCCGAGAAGGAGCGACTGCGGCTGGCGGAGAAGCAGCGCAAGGAGCAGCGGGCCGCCGAGCGGGAGAAACTGCGCGAGGAGAAGCTGCGCCTGGAGGCCAAGAAGGTGGACGACATGCTCAAGTCCCAGGTGGCCGAGCAGCAGTCCCAGTCGACCCAGTCGTCCACCCAAtcgcaggcgcagcagcagcaacagcagcaacagcagcagcagcaggacaaGAGCCTCGCCGGCAAGGAGCTGGTAGGTGGCGACGGAGCTCTGGTCACAGCGGCCAATCCCAACCTAGAGACCACCAAGAGCGAGAAGGAGCTGTCGGACACTGAGTACGGCGAGGCAACAGTGAG CAGCACCAAGGTGCAGACCGTGCTGCCCACGGTAGACGACGACGCCGTCCAGCGGGCGGTGGAGGATGTGGCCGCCGCCGTTGCCCACCAGGAGGCCGAGCCGCAGGTGCAGCACTTCATGACCCACGACCTGGGCCACCGCGAATCG AGCTTCTCGCTGCGCCGCGAGTTCGCGCAACATGCGCACGCGGCCAAGGAGGGCCGCAACGTCTACTTCACGCTCTCCTTCGCCGGCATCGCCCTGATGGCGGCCGTTttcgtgggcgtggccgtggcCAAGTGGCGAACATCGCGCTCGCCGCACGCCCAGGGCTTCATCGAGGTCGACCAG AACGTCACAACACACCATCCCATCGTGCGCGAGGAGAAGATCGTGCCCAACATGCAGATCAATGGGTACGAGAATCCGACCTACAAGTATTTCGAAGTGAAAGAGTAA